The following proteins come from a genomic window of Leguminivora glycinivorella isolate SPB_JAAS2020 chromosome 6, LegGlyc_1.1, whole genome shotgun sequence:
- the LOC125226939 gene encoding uncharacterized protein LOC125226939 has product MQKRYVSSSTADNEGDYGDSRQAQPNIAQETASIAERTLSLLTVADELPILTNSDNRLQDLAEDGDGRLTPFARQVSPRCRYEQPSNIGSDEPAATPSRVQGLTGFIHENYWRQGYCEQCLG; this is encoded by the exons ATGCAAAAAAGATATGTTTCTAGCAGCA CTGCTGACAATGAAGGAGATTATGGAG ATAGTCGTCAAGCTCAGCCAAACATTGCCCAAGAAACCGCTTCAATAGCAGAAA GAACCCTCTCATTACTGACTGTAGCAGATGAGCTTCCCATCTTGACAAACAGTGACAACAGACTGCAAG ATTTGGCAGAAGACGGCGACGGACGGTTAACTCCCTTTGCACGCCAAGTTAGTCCCCGGTGCCGATATGAACAACCGTCGAATATCGGCAGCGACGAGCCAGCAGCAACGCCATCGAGAGTTCAGGGATTAACAG GATTCATACATGAGAACTATTGGAGGCAGGGATATTGCGAGCAGTGTCTCGGCTAA